One window from the genome of Streptomyces sp. NBC_00287 encodes:
- a CDS encoding TetR/AcrR family transcriptional regulator, translated as MPESRPYHHGDLRSTLLAGAERTLRTKGAGALSLRELAREAGVSHAAPGRHFKDKQALLNALALAGYDRLEQALRAADDPDLPLEPRLTALARAYLRFALDNGELLELMYARKHEPDAYEQMASAIDRTVGSLERVMADAQRRGEIIEADPAQLTLLTGATLHGMAAFAAGGMLEPEAALAGIEELVHTLLHGLRPR; from the coding sequence ATGCCCGAGAGCCGCCCCTACCACCACGGAGACCTGCGCTCCACCCTCCTGGCCGGCGCCGAGCGCACCCTGCGGACCAAGGGCGCCGGCGCGCTCTCGCTGCGCGAACTGGCCCGCGAGGCCGGCGTCAGCCACGCCGCGCCCGGCCGCCACTTCAAGGACAAGCAGGCCCTGCTCAACGCGCTCGCCCTGGCCGGTTACGACCGTCTGGAGCAGGCCCTCCGGGCCGCCGACGACCCCGACCTCCCCCTCGAACCGCGGCTCACCGCCCTGGCCCGGGCCTATCTCCGCTTCGCGCTCGACAACGGCGAGCTGCTGGAGCTGATGTACGCCCGCAAGCACGAACCCGACGCCTACGAGCAGATGGCCTCGGCCATCGACCGCACGGTCGGCTCACTGGAACGGGTCATGGCCGACGCCCAGCGGCGGGGCGAGATCATCGAGGCCGACCCCGCCCAGCTCACGCTTCTCACCGGCGCGACCCTGCACGGCATGGCCGCCTTCGCGGCCGGCGGCATGCTCGAACCCGAGGCGGCCCTGGCGGGCATCGAGGAACTCGTCCACACCCTCCTGCACGGCCTGAGGCCCCGCTGA
- a CDS encoding oxidoreductase, producing MTQTQKWNATDLPDLSGRTAVVTGANSGIGLTAAHALAGAGAHVVFAVRDPERGRAAAATVSGSTEVRRLDLADLASVREFAAGWDRPLDLLINNAGVMMLPRQRTKDGFEMQFGTNHLGHFALTNLLLPHITDRVVTVASAAHRWGDATIRFDDLNMDANYTPRGAYAQSKLANLLFTLELQRRLTESGSRVRALAAHPGYSATNLQSHAASPLDRVGMRFGNRFLAQSDRAGALPTLYAATQDLPGAGYVGPDGWGEWRGGPTLVSRSRAASDPATARRLWTVSEELTGVVCPLEVQVA from the coding sequence ATGACCCAGACGCAGAAGTGGAACGCGACCGATCTCCCCGATCTCAGCGGCCGCACGGCCGTCGTCACCGGTGCCAACAGCGGCATCGGACTCACCGCCGCCCACGCGCTGGCCGGAGCGGGCGCGCATGTCGTCTTCGCCGTACGGGATCCCGAGCGCGGCCGGGCCGCTGCCGCGACCGTGTCCGGCAGCACCGAGGTGCGGCGCCTTGACCTGGCCGACCTGGCGTCCGTACGGGAGTTCGCGGCCGGCTGGGACCGCCCGCTGGATCTGCTGATCAACAACGCGGGCGTGATGATGCTCCCGCGGCAGCGGACCAAGGACGGCTTCGAAATGCAGTTCGGCACCAACCACCTCGGGCACTTCGCCCTGACGAACCTGCTCCTGCCGCACATCACCGACCGCGTCGTCACGGTCGCCTCGGCCGCCCACCGCTGGGGCGACGCGACGATCCGCTTCGACGACCTCAACATGGACGCGAACTACACCCCGCGCGGTGCCTACGCCCAGTCCAAGCTGGCGAACCTGCTGTTCACCCTGGAACTCCAGCGCCGGCTGACCGAGTCCGGCTCCCGCGTCCGCGCCCTGGCGGCCCACCCCGGCTACTCGGCCACCAACCTCCAGAGCCACGCGGCGAGTCCGCTGGACCGGGTGGGGATGCGGTTCGGCAACAGGTTCCTGGCCCAGAGCGACCGGGCGGGCGCCCTGCCCACCCTGTACGCGGCCACCCAGGACCTGCCCGGCGCCGGCTATGTCGGCCCCGACGGCTGGGGCGAGTGGCGGGGCGGCCCCACGCTGGTGAGCCGATCCCGGGCGGCGAGCGATCCGGCGACGGCCCGGCGACTGTGGACGGTGTCGGAGGAACTTACGGGCGTGGTCTGCCCGTTGGAGGTTCAGGTGGCCTGA
- a CDS encoding SCO6880 family protein — MTTESHVSHPVTPRRTYLIGRARPNAIVGRNRETGEIALIIAGAFLGMMCGLLVPVLTLRIVLLMGFPMLALAAVYVPYKRRTFYKWFEINRSFKRSLRQGTVYRSAVMEAGVRIDGREVEVGPPPGIGRITWLAAPFGPDEIAVLLHADRRTVTAAIEIEGPGVGLRDSEDQEALVDRFGTLLKHVANGDGFVTRLQMLARTLPADPDAHAKDVAVRGDEKALPWLQQSYDQLQSMVSTSSEQHRAYLVACMHYTRELAAEGHAMARAARPQQGRKVDKDAGLAVVMARELTDICSRLQEADIRVRQPLGQGRLASLIHSMYDPDHPIDHIQAMTKRNAWPAELDAMEPTYLQAKTRESSTRAPWCHATAWVKEWPMTPVGVNFLAPLLVHTPDVIRTVAVTMDLEPTEIAIERMLTEKTNDEAEASRAAKMNRTVDPRDVAAHNRLDQRGEDLASGAAGVNLVGYITVSSRNPEALARDKRTIRASAGKSYLKLEWCDREHHRAFVNTLPFATGIRR, encoded by the coding sequence TTGACGACCGAGTCCCACGTGTCCCATCCGGTCACGCCCCGCCGTACATATCTGATCGGCCGCGCCCGGCCGAACGCGATCGTCGGCCGGAATCGTGAAACCGGCGAGATCGCGCTGATCATCGCGGGCGCGTTCCTCGGCATGATGTGCGGGCTCCTCGTCCCCGTCCTCACCCTGCGCATCGTGCTGCTCATGGGCTTCCCGATGCTGGCGCTGGCCGCGGTCTACGTGCCGTACAAGCGCCGGACGTTCTACAAGTGGTTCGAGATCAACCGCAGCTTCAAGCGCAGCCTGCGCCAGGGAACCGTCTACCGCTCGGCGGTGATGGAGGCGGGCGTCCGGATCGACGGGCGCGAGGTCGAGGTCGGCCCGCCGCCCGGCATCGGCCGGATCACCTGGCTCGCCGCCCCGTTCGGGCCCGACGAGATCGCCGTACTGCTGCACGCGGACCGCAGGACGGTGACCGCCGCCATCGAGATCGAGGGCCCGGGCGTCGGTCTGCGTGACTCCGAGGACCAGGAAGCCCTCGTCGACCGCTTCGGCACGCTGCTCAAGCACGTGGCCAACGGCGACGGCTTCGTCACCCGTCTCCAGATGCTCGCCCGCACCCTCCCCGCCGACCCCGACGCCCACGCCAAGGACGTCGCCGTACGCGGGGACGAGAAGGCACTGCCATGGCTGCAGCAGTCGTACGACCAATTGCAGTCGATGGTGTCGACCAGCAGTGAGCAGCACCGGGCGTATCTCGTCGCCTGTATGCACTACACGCGCGAACTGGCCGCCGAGGGGCACGCCATGGCGCGGGCCGCGCGGCCGCAGCAAGGGCGGAAGGTCGACAAGGACGCCGGGCTGGCTGTCGTCATGGCGCGTGAGCTGACCGATATCTGCTCGCGGCTCCAGGAGGCGGACATCCGGGTGCGGCAGCCGCTCGGTCAGGGGCGGCTCGCCTCCCTCATCCACTCCATGTACGACCCCGACCACCCGATCGACCACATCCAGGCGATGACGAAACGTAATGCCTGGCCGGCCGAGCTCGACGCCATGGAGCCCACCTACCTCCAGGCCAAGACCCGGGAGTCCTCCACTCGCGCGCCCTGGTGCCATGCCACGGCCTGGGTGAAGGAGTGGCCGATGACGCCCGTCGGCGTCAACTTCCTGGCCCCGCTGCTCGTCCACACCCCGGACGTCATCCGCACGGTCGCCGTCACGATGGACCTCGAACCCACCGAGATCGCCATCGAGCGCATGCTGACGGAGAAGACGAACGACGAGGCGGAGGCCTCCCGCGCGGCCAAGATGAACCGGACCGTCGACCCGCGTGACGTCGCCGCCCACAACCGCCTCGACCAGCGCGGAGAGGATCTCGCGAGCGGCGCGGCGGGCGTGAACCTCGTCGGTTACATCACGGTCTCCTCCCGCAACCCGGAGGCCCTGGCCCGCGACAAGCGGACCATCCGGGCGTCGGCCGGGAAGTCGTACCTGAAGCTGGAGTGGTGCGACCGCGAGCACCATCGCGCCTTCGTGAATACGCTCCCGTTCGCCACCGGCATTCGAAGGTAG
- a CDS encoding DUF1330 domain-containing protein has translation MSAYAIAHLREITPHAEIAEYIERITATFEPYGGRFLVHGREHETVEGDWAGAVVMIGFPGIDEARQWWDSPAYQEIAPLRSRHIEGDIILVEGVDEGYDPATTAKALRDSLPS, from the coding sequence ATGAGCGCCTACGCCATCGCCCATCTCCGCGAGATCACCCCGCACGCGGAGATCGCCGAGTACATCGAGCGCATCACCGCCACCTTCGAGCCGTACGGCGGCCGCTTTCTCGTCCATGGGCGGGAGCACGAGACGGTGGAGGGCGACTGGGCCGGGGCTGTGGTGATGATCGGCTTCCCGGGGATCGACGAGGCGCGTCAGTGGTGGGACTCACCCGCCTATCAGGAGATCGCCCCCTTGCGCTCCCGGCACATCGAGGGCGACATCATCCTGGTCGAGGGCGTGGACGAGGGCTACGACCCGGCCACCACCGCGAAGGCACTACGGGACTCCCTGCCCTCCTAG
- a CDS encoding FAD-binding oxidoreductase has protein sequence MERRTFIAGGAAALTATACTGTRADTKSGTTTSRPPLRTTSATTPTTWSALAQDLDGPLIRPGDTTWNTARQLYNTRFDTLKPAAIAYVAHPADIRTALTYAHAHNLHVAIRNGGHSYAGWSSGNGRLVIDVSKLNKIHASAGTAVIGAGAKLIDVYRGLAAKGETIPAGSCPTVGVSGLTLGGGHGVVSRAYGLTCDSLTRATIITADGKQLTADATTNKDLFWALRGAGNGNFGIVTELQFKTHPAPQAVTAYMSWPWSKAAAVLKAWQEWGPTQPDEIWSSFHLANAAGGTPTVSVAAFSLGTYGELQNAVDRLADRIGAPATSVALRRRSYEESMELYAGCSSFATDAQCHLPGATPGRSPQGALNRETYAAKSDFFDRSISAAGIQTLLNKMKSVRGGSGSIALTALGGAVNRVNPTATAFVHRRSRMLAQYIAAWRAGTSGATAQSWLTEAHTAMKPYASGAAYQNYTDPSLKNWRTAYYGDAAPRLTQLKKQYDPTGFFTYPQAL, from the coding sequence ATGGAACGGCGTACCTTCATCGCCGGCGGCGCAGCCGCACTAACGGCCACCGCCTGCACAGGCACGCGCGCGGACACCAAATCCGGCACCACCACCTCCCGCCCTCCCCTACGCACCACCAGCGCCACCACCCCCACCACCTGGTCCGCCCTCGCCCAAGACCTCGACGGCCCCCTCATCCGCCCGGGCGACACCACGTGGAACACCGCCCGCCAGCTCTACAACACCCGCTTCGACACCCTGAAGCCGGCCGCCATCGCCTACGTCGCCCACCCCGCCGACATCCGCACCGCCCTCACCTACGCCCACGCCCACAACCTCCACGTGGCAATCCGCAACGGCGGCCACTCCTACGCAGGCTGGTCCTCCGGCAATGGCCGCCTGGTCATAGACGTCAGCAAGCTCAACAAGATCCACGCATCGGCCGGCACCGCCGTCATCGGCGCAGGCGCCAAACTCATCGACGTCTACCGAGGACTCGCCGCAAAGGGAGAAACCATCCCCGCCGGCTCCTGCCCCACCGTCGGCGTCTCCGGCCTCACCCTCGGCGGCGGCCACGGAGTGGTCTCCCGGGCGTACGGCCTGACCTGCGACAGCCTCACCCGCGCCACGATCATCACCGCGGACGGCAAACAACTCACCGCCGACGCCACCACCAACAAGGACCTCTTCTGGGCCCTGCGCGGCGCGGGCAACGGCAACTTCGGCATCGTCACCGAGCTCCAGTTCAAGACCCACCCCGCCCCCCAAGCCGTAACGGCCTACATGTCCTGGCCCTGGTCGAAGGCCGCCGCCGTACTGAAGGCCTGGCAGGAATGGGGACCCACCCAGCCCGACGAGATCTGGTCGTCCTTCCACCTGGCGAACGCCGCCGGCGGCACCCCGACCGTCTCCGTCGCCGCCTTCTCCCTCGGCACCTACGGCGAACTCCAGAACGCGGTAGACCGCCTCGCCGACCGCATCGGCGCCCCAGCCACCAGCGTCGCCCTGCGCCGCCGCTCCTACGAGGAGTCGATGGAGCTCTACGCCGGCTGCTCCTCCTTCGCCACGGACGCCCAGTGCCACCTCCCCGGCGCCACCCCGGGCCGCTCCCCGCAGGGCGCCCTGAACCGCGAGACGTACGCCGCGAAGTCGGACTTCTTCGACCGCTCGATCTCCGCGGCAGGCATCCAGACGCTGCTGAACAAGATGAAGTCCGTCCGCGGCGGCTCCGGCAGCATCGCCCTCACCGCCCTCGGCGGCGCGGTCAACCGCGTCAACCCCACAGCGACGGCGTTCGTCCACCGCCGCTCCCGCATGCTGGCCCAGTACATCGCCGCCTGGCGGGCGGGCACGAGCGGCGCCACGGCCCAGTCCTGGCTGACCGAGGCCCACACCGCGATGAAGCCGTACGCGTCGGGCGCGGCCTACCAGAACTACACGGACCCGAGCCTGAAGAACTGGCGCACGGCGTACTACGGGGACGCGGCCCCGCGTCTGACCCAGCTGAAGAAGCAGTACGACCCGACGGGGTTCTTCACCTATCCCCAGGCCCTGTGA
- a CDS encoding phosphatase PAP2 family protein, translating into MAGLAASGSNPDVELLYDINGLAKDAPQWFDRVMEYVGEFGLLIAMVLLVLWCWWSVRRRGGEDAASSVAALVWAPLAAGIAVLVNVPIRGFVERPRPFLDHQGLDVLVSGKTDFSFVSDHATITMAMGVGLFVANRKFGLVGIGLALLEGFCRVYMGVHYPTDVIGGFALGTAVTLLLSPVASALLTPLMKAVERSPRVGWLVRSRKVSSYDGAVIPGARKENADAEERDLAA; encoded by the coding sequence ATGGCTGGACTCGCAGCATCCGGGTCGAACCCCGACGTCGAGCTGCTCTACGACATCAATGGCCTGGCCAAGGACGCACCGCAGTGGTTCGACCGGGTCATGGAGTACGTCGGTGAGTTCGGGCTGCTCATCGCCATGGTGCTGCTGGTGCTGTGGTGCTGGTGGTCCGTGCGCAGGCGGGGCGGGGAGGATGCCGCCTCGTCCGTCGCCGCGCTGGTGTGGGCGCCGCTTGCGGCCGGGATCGCGGTGCTGGTGAATGTCCCGATACGGGGATTCGTCGAACGGCCCCGGCCCTTCCTCGACCACCAGGGCCTGGACGTCCTGGTCTCCGGCAAGACCGACTTCTCCTTCGTGAGCGACCACGCGACGATCACCATGGCCATGGGGGTCGGGCTGTTCGTCGCCAACCGGAAGTTCGGCCTTGTGGGGATCGGGCTGGCCCTGCTCGAGGGCTTCTGCCGGGTCTACATGGGTGTGCACTATCCGACCGATGTCATCGGCGGGTTCGCGCTCGGGACCGCCGTGACCCTGCTGCTGTCGCCGGTCGCCTCGGCGCTGCTCACGCCGCTGATGAAGGCCGTCGAGCGGTCCCCTCGGGTGGGGTGGCTCGTCCGGTCCAGAAAGGTGTCGTCATACGACGGTGCCGTTATCCCGGGTGCGCGCAAGGAGAACGCGGACGCCGAGGAGCGGGACCTGGCGGCCTGA
- a CDS encoding type IV secretory system conjugative DNA transfer family protein, whose amino-acid sequence MRADDRRQEQAGGIPDGLLVGILAFLLGLTLMVWTATGLAGLFSHGAWPTGVTFTRTPLALRYLLGAPHDIAGAWPETPEGELSGYGLFWGLFIGQLMVLIVLTVFVMGTVARWRAVRARQRQEPAAPEPAPEPIPVPVQHEVPAPRPEPVQETAAPAAPLPAWEKVFVAPRESRHTAATQAVRDAEGPALVITSNPAIWQDTKDARAKLGPVHLYDPTHLCDTPSRLHWSPTTGCEDKQTAAARATALLAPVRPSAKIDQAVADVAETLLRSALHAAAIDGRTIRHVHRWSQGTQLQDAVRILRTSPKAAPGAAGELEAALTAHPERRDMAQQLTTRALSALFTVNIREACTPNRTDALALDSFVNEGGTLYVVGESIEDPRTNPGAMPLLTALASSVVERGRRMAERSSSGRLDPPLTLVLDDVAAVAPLPQLPELLATGADRGLPTLALLRSREQARARWPHDELPV is encoded by the coding sequence GTGCGCGCAGACGACCGACGGCAGGAACAGGCGGGCGGCATCCCTGACGGGCTGCTGGTCGGCATACTCGCCTTCCTGCTCGGCCTGACCCTGATGGTGTGGACGGCGACGGGCCTGGCCGGGCTGTTCTCGCACGGCGCCTGGCCGACCGGCGTCACCTTCACCCGTACGCCGCTGGCCCTGCGGTATCTGCTCGGCGCCCCGCACGACATCGCCGGGGCATGGCCGGAGACTCCGGAGGGGGAACTTTCGGGGTACGGGCTCTTCTGGGGGCTGTTCATCGGGCAGTTGATGGTGCTGATCGTGCTCACCGTGTTCGTCATGGGGACGGTGGCCCGGTGGCGGGCGGTGCGGGCGCGGCAGCGGCAGGAGCCGGCGGCGCCCGAGCCGGCACCTGAGCCGATTCCCGTGCCCGTCCAGCACGAGGTGCCCGCGCCGAGACCGGAGCCCGTTCAGGAGACGGCCGCACCCGCAGCTCCGCTGCCCGCGTGGGAGAAGGTCTTCGTGGCCCCGCGGGAATCCCGCCACACCGCCGCGACCCAGGCCGTACGCGACGCCGAGGGCCCCGCCCTGGTCATCACCTCCAACCCGGCGATCTGGCAGGACACCAAGGACGCCAGAGCCAAACTGGGCCCGGTCCACCTCTACGACCCGACCCACCTGTGCGACACCCCGTCCCGCCTCCACTGGTCCCCCACGACAGGCTGCGAGGACAAGCAGACGGCGGCGGCGAGAGCGACGGCGCTTCTCGCCCCGGTCCGGCCGAGCGCGAAGATCGACCAGGCCGTGGCGGACGTAGCCGAAACGCTCCTTCGCAGCGCCCTGCACGCCGCCGCGATAGACGGCCGTACGATCCGCCATGTCCACCGCTGGTCCCAGGGCACCCAGCTCCAGGACGCGGTCCGCATCCTCCGTACCAGCCCGAAGGCCGCGCCCGGCGCCGCCGGTGAACTCGAGGCGGCGCTCACCGCGCACCCCGAACGCCGGGACATGGCCCAACAGTTGACGACCCGGGCGCTGTCCGCCCTGTTCACGGTGAACATCCGCGAGGCCTGCACGCCCAACCGAACTGATGCACTCGCCTTGGATTCCTTCGTGAACGAAGGGGGCACGCTTTATGTGGTGGGTGAATCGATCGAAGATCCCCGCACGAACCCGGGCGCGATGCCTCTTCTCACCGCCCTGGCCTCAAGCGTGGTCGAGCGCGGCCGGCGCATGGCCGAACGGTCATCCTCCGGTCGCCTCGACCCACCACTGACGCTCGTCCTCGACGACGTCGCGGCCGTCGCTCCACTTCCCCAGCTCCCGGAGCTGCTGGCCACCGGGGCGGACCGGGGCCTGCCGACCCTGGCCCTGCTCCGGTCCCGCGAACAGGCCCGCGCCCGCTGGCCGCATGACGAACTACCGGTCTGA
- a CDS encoding PIG-L deacetylase family protein: MPSLLAVFGHPDDESLFSGGVLARNAAEGSRTAVVTATWAEGTHRAAELAEALRILGTSEKPRMLGYADSRVPESAPGSPRLCDAPLDGAVGRLVAQLREFRPDIVVTHDAYGGLTGHEDHVHTHRVTVLAVQAAGLERLYPEAGEPWQPRALYLATHPHSAVWALGEFAEAGKGMRTVPDEWVTTTVDVRPWLERKWAAVQAHRSEAERGAAPGMLAALPAGAREGILGTEWYIRQELISDARTGETELTA; this comes from the coding sequence ATGCCGAGTCTGCTCGCCGTGTTCGGGCACCCTGACGACGAGTCGCTGTTCTCGGGCGGGGTGCTGGCCAGAAACGCCGCCGAGGGCTCTCGTACGGCGGTGGTGACGGCCACCTGGGCCGAGGGCACCCACCGGGCTGCCGAGCTCGCCGAAGCCCTGCGGATACTCGGCACCTCCGAGAAACCCCGGATGCTCGGCTACGCCGACTCCCGGGTCCCGGAGTCGGCCCCCGGCAGCCCACGGCTGTGCGACGCCCCGCTGGACGGGGCCGTCGGCCGGCTGGTGGCGCAGCTGAGGGAGTTCCGCCCGGACATAGTCGTCACCCATGACGCGTACGGCGGTCTCACCGGCCATGAGGACCATGTGCACACCCACCGCGTGACCGTGCTGGCGGTGCAGGCGGCGGGACTTGAGCGGCTGTATCCCGAGGCCGGCGAGCCCTGGCAGCCGCGTGCGCTGTATCTGGCCACGCATCCGCACTCGGCGGTCTGGGCGCTGGGTGAGTTCGCGGAGGCGGGCAAGGGCATGAGGACCGTGCCGGACGAGTGGGTCACGACCACGGTCGATGTCCGCCCTTGGCTGGAGCGGAAGTGGGCCGCTGTGCAGGCCCATCGCAGCGAGGCCGAGCGAGGGGCGGCGCCGGGCATGCTGGCCGCTCTCCCGGCGGGGGCGCGCGAGGGGATCCTCGGCACGGAGTGGTACATCCGCCAGGAACTCATATCCGACGCGCGGACGGGCGAGACGGAACTGACCGCCTAG
- a CDS encoding C40 family peptidase, translating into MLLVVGVYVVAGNLANGIGGGAKALAKGAVPAAYSTLVQKWGNLCPAINPALLAAQLYQESGFNPKAQSPAAAQGIAQFIPGTWATHGIDGDGDGDRDVWDPQDAIPSAASYDCELASYVKDVPGDATKNMLAAYNAGAYAVIKYGGVPPYRETQNYVKTITTLQDSFAAPVGRVDPSKQAAGAISYAQEKLGTLYLWGGDGTAEDGGRFDCSGLTKAAYESVGISLPRVANDQYNAGPHPARDELLPGDLVFFSDDLTNSRAIRHVGIYVGGGYMIDAPRTGAVIRFDPIDTPDYFGATRVTEDGAKALPTEV; encoded by the coding sequence ATGCTGCTCGTCGTCGGGGTGTACGTCGTCGCCGGGAACCTCGCCAACGGCATCGGCGGCGGGGCCAAGGCGCTCGCCAAGGGGGCGGTGCCCGCCGCCTACTCGACGCTCGTGCAGAAGTGGGGCAACCTCTGCCCCGCCATCAACCCGGCGCTGCTCGCCGCCCAGCTCTACCAGGAGAGCGGCTTCAACCCGAAGGCGCAGAGCCCGGCCGCCGCGCAGGGGATAGCGCAGTTCATCCCCGGCACCTGGGCCACCCACGGCATCGACGGCGACGGCGACGGCGACCGTGACGTATGGGATCCGCAGGACGCGATCCCCTCGGCCGCGTCGTACGACTGCGAACTCGCCTCCTACGTCAAGGACGTGCCGGGCGACGCGACGAAGAACATGCTCGCCGCCTACAACGCCGGGGCGTACGCGGTCATCAAGTACGGGGGCGTGCCGCCGTACCGCGAGACCCAGAACTACGTGAAGACGATCACGACGCTGCAGGACAGCTTTGCCGCGCCCGTCGGCCGGGTCGATCCCTCGAAGCAGGCCGCCGGGGCCATCTCCTACGCGCAGGAGAAGCTCGGGACGCTCTATCTGTGGGGTGGTGACGGGACCGCCGAGGACGGTGGGCGGTTCGACTGTTCCGGGCTGACGAAGGCCGCGTACGAAAGTGTCGGGATTTCGCTCCCGCGTGTCGCCAACGATCAGTACAACGCCGGGCCGCATCCGGCCAGGGACGAGCTGCTCCCCGGGGATCTGGTGTTCTTCTCGGACGACCTCACCAACTCGCGGGCCATCCGCCATGTGGGGATTTATGTCGGTGGCGGGTACATGATCGACGCCCCGAGAACAGGTGCTGTGATCCGGTTCGACCCGATCGACACCCCCGACTACTTCGGGGCCACCCGGGTCACCGAAGATGGCGCGAAAGCGCTCCCCACCGAGGTGTAG
- a CDS encoding ATP-binding protein, with protein MRDPMSILTDAFTSFLFGKVETTRLPVRTSTGQAQAVYLPTAAPGLGDSGVIIGREVYSGKGYIYDPFQLYGQQLPAPHWLVLGESGNGKSALEKTYVLRQLRFRDRQVVVLDAQGEDGVGEWNLIAQELGITPIRLDPMAALDMGIRLNPLDPAITTTGQLALLRTIIEVALGHGLDERSGFALKVAHAYVNETIVERQPVLTDIVEQLRHPEPESAEAMNVDIDDVRAWGLDVALVLDRLVDGDLRGMFDGPTTVGIDLDAPLIVFDLSHIDRNSIAMPILMAIVGVWLEHTWIRPDRKKRIFLVEEAWHIINSPFVAQLFQRLLKFGRRLGLSFVAVVHHLSDVVDGAAAKEAAAILKMASTRTIYAQKADEARATGRVLGLPRWAVEIIPSLTPGIAVWDVNGNVQVVKHLVTETERPLVFTDRAMTESSSDHLSDDALRAAELEAEERAAAFVEQHLGDSESTVA; from the coding sequence ATGCGGGATCCGATGTCCATCCTCACCGACGCCTTCACCTCGTTCCTCTTCGGCAAGGTCGAGACGACCCGGCTGCCCGTGCGCACCTCGACCGGGCAGGCCCAGGCCGTCTATCTCCCCACGGCCGCGCCCGGCCTCGGCGACTCGGGCGTCATCATCGGCCGCGAGGTCTACTCCGGGAAGGGCTATATCTACGACCCCTTCCAGCTGTACGGCCAACAGCTCCCGGCTCCGCACTGGCTCGTCCTCGGCGAGTCCGGCAACGGCAAGTCGGCGCTGGAGAAGACGTACGTCCTACGGCAGTTGCGCTTCCGCGACCGGCAGGTCGTCGTACTGGACGCGCAGGGCGAGGACGGCGTCGGCGAATGGAACCTGATCGCGCAGGAGCTGGGGATAACTCCTATCCGGCTGGACCCGATGGCCGCCCTGGACATGGGGATCCGGCTCAACCCGCTCGACCCGGCGATCACGACGACCGGGCAGCTCGCCCTGCTCCGGACCATCATCGAGGTCGCGCTGGGCCACGGCCTCGACGAACGCTCCGGCTTCGCGCTCAAGGTCGCGCACGCCTACGTCAACGAGACCATCGTGGAACGCCAGCCGGTCCTGACCGACATCGTCGAGCAGCTACGGCATCCCGAACCGGAGTCGGCCGAGGCGATGAACGTCGACATAGACGATGTACGGGCCTGGGGACTCGATGTCGCCCTGGTCCTGGACCGGCTGGTCGACGGTGACCTGCGCGGCATGTTCGATGGCCCGACGACGGTCGGCATCGACCTCGACGCGCCGCTGATCGTCTTCGACCTGTCCCACATCGACCGCAACTCCATCGCCATGCCGATCCTGATGGCGATCGTCGGAGTCTGGCTGGAGCACACCTGGATCCGCCCCGACCGGAAGAAGCGCATCTTCCTGGTCGAGGAGGCCTGGCACATCATCAACAGCCCCTTCGTGGCCCAGCTCTTCCAGCGGCTGCTGAAGTTCGGGCGGCGGCTGGGTCTGTCCTTCGTCGCGGTCGTCCACCATCTGTCCGACGTGGTGGACGGGGCGGCGGCGAAGGAGGCGGCGGCCATCCTGAAGATGGCGTCGACCAGGACGATCTACGCCCAGAAGGCGGACGAGGCGAGGGCGACGGGCCGGGTGCTCGGGCTGCCCAGGTGGGCGGTGGAGATCATCCCCAGCCTCACCCCCGGTATCGCCGTCTGGGATGTCAACGGCAATGTCCAGGTGGTCAAACACCTGGTAACCGAGACCGAACGCCCGCTGGTCTTCACCGACCGCGCGATGACCGAATCCTCGAGCGACCACTTGAGCGACGACGCGCTGCGCGCCGCCGAGCTGGAGGCCGAGGAGCGGGCGGCGGCCTTCGTGGAACAGCACCTCGGCGACTCCGAGTCGACGGTGGCGTAA